The Vanrija pseudolonga chromosome 1, complete sequence genomic sequence GTGAGCATCGAGAactggtgtcagcggtgcgAGGACAAGCACCCACCTTGGACTTCTCGTACGTCCCCAGGTTGAGGTGTGCGGGGAGCGCGTTGATCGTCGTCTGCAGCTCGGAGATGGTGTGCCCGAGTGCTGGGGGGTCAGAAGCTGCTGGGTGCTGGAGGGAGCGGAGCGCACGGCCGCCGTACCTTTGGGGTTCTGCTCGGTCGTGATGACCTTGAGCTGGGGGTGGGTTagtgttgtcgtcgagcggtGCATACCTCGAGAATCTGGGGCGTCAGTGTCGTTGCTCTCCACGCCTTGCACTTACAGCCGCCGCCTTGAGCATGCGGTTGATGGTGGTAGCCACCGCGTCGAACTGGTGGATCGCGCCGCCTGGCGTGGTTAGCGGCGCGGcaagcgcgcgcacgacTCACGGAAGCGCTCCTGCACGTCGCAGATGAGGagggcggtgcggcgggggTTGAGGGCCATGATGTGTGTGCttgtgctggtgctggttggagagtgagtgagcgtTGACAAGGGCGACATGTGGAGGGCAGCGCGGGGTAAAGTGGCACGCAGCAACCGCAGTCGGGTCACATAGCCGGGTGGCATTCCGAAGATCGGAAGGGCTCCGCAGGCGGTGATAACCGATTACTGTCCTCATCGACGACACACTCTACATCGACGCACGGCACACTCTACATCTGCATACAAAACTAGATTTTTACACCTTgacgcgcttggcgtcgtggccgttggcgacgccgtcgtcgccgttctccccctcgcgcttcttctcaGCAGCgttggcagcagcgacctcggcggcgatcTGCTCCGCGAGCGCAAAGTGGTCGGTCGTGTTGCCGTCTCCGACGGGCTTGAACTTGGCCGCCTTCTCCGGGTCGACGGGGTAGTTCTCGTACGTAGGCCACGCCTCGTACTCGCCGCTGTCGATCGCCTCCTGCTCGTACTGCCTGACGAGGGGGAGCACGTGGTCGCCAaactcggcgacctcgtcctggAAGTGCAGGAAGGCCGTGAGGATCAGGTCGGCGCCCAAGGCCTTGAGCGCGATgatgcgccgcgcgacctGGTCGTAGCTCCCGATCAGGCCGGTACGGAAGCCCTCGTTGCCCTGGATAATGTCCTTGAGCGACGCGTTGGCCCAcatgccctcgccctcgggcgaCGACTTGCCCGCCTCCTCGAACCGCTTCATGAactccttgagcttctcctcgtcggcgccggcgacaatCTCGTTAAGGCGAACGTACGCCTCGGTGTGGGTAGGCTTGGCGATGACGAAGCCGCTGCGGGGGTGTCAGTCTGACGCGTCTAACTAGCTCCAACGCCGCACGACCCACTTGATTCCAACACGGATGCGACGCCCAGCCTGGCGCGCAttctcgcgcacctcgatGATCCAGCGCCTAaagtggtcgtcgtcgttgccgttgAAGAAGAACCAGTCGGTGTCGGTACCgcccaggcggcgcgcggcagccGAGTTGCCGCCCATGAAGATGAtggggccgcggcggccctccttgggcggctcggcgctgtcgagcgtgccgtggttggtgctcgtcgacgacgggctcaCGCGGAACGTGGGCTTGGGCTCCATCGTGTACTTGTCAAAGTTGTAGAACTCGCCCTTGAGCGAGAACTCGTTCTCGTTCCACAGGCCGCGGATCGAGCGGATAAACTCCTTGGTGCGCGTGTAGCGCTTGTCATGCTGGCGAGTCAGCGGTCGATACGGCCAAAACACCCACCTCGGGCCACTCGACACCCATCCGCGTCTGCTCGTCCTTCCACCAGCCAGACACGACATTGATCGACAGACGGCCGCCCACGTAGTGGTCGATCGAGCCGAAGATCTTGGCCGCGAGTGCGGGGTGCCATGGGCCAGGCaggatggcggcgatgacgtTCAGGTGCTCAGTCTTGCTCAGGATAGCCTGGGAGAAGGAGACGGACTGGGGTTGTTAGAAAGACGCCGCACCTcacgccgccacacccacctcgtaCTGGCTGTCATCCCCAGCGGCCATGAAGCGAATCTGCGTCAAAGCAAAGGTGAAacccttctcctcggcgatcTGCGCAAGCTTGACATTGTACTCGAGCGAGTTGTTGGTCCGCTGCGGGATCGACGTGTTGACAAGGCCCTTCTTGATGTTGGGCACCCTGCAAGTCAGTAACGGCCTCCAACGTCCAGCTCAGCGAACTCACCAGTAGGCAAACTCGATAGGAGCCATCGTGTCTAAGCTTGTATGGGGAAGAGTACAGAGTTAGAAGAATCCCACAGCCTCAAAGTTGACGGAGGGAGGCCTAGCGAAGGTCCCTCCCACCTTGGTCGAAGCTAGCAAGTTGGCCGCCCCTGCCGAGGTCCGCCCTGGTTTCCTCGTGAGCATGAGCATGCATGATATCTgcggtgggcgggcgcgaggcATTCCGAATGACGAATGGCGCGCGAGACAGTCGAATCACGCAAACATGACTAGGCCGACGACGGTAGGACGGA encodes the following:
- the sfnG_0 gene encoding FMNH(2)-dependent dimethylsulfone monooxygenase — protein: MAPIEFAYWVPNIKKGLVNTSIPQRTNNSLEYNVKLAQIAEEKGFTFALTQIRFMAAGDDSQYESVSFSQAILSKTEHLNVIAAILPGPWHPALAAKIFGSIDHYVGGRLSINVVSGWWKDEQTRMGVEWPEHDKRYTRTKEFIRSIRGLWNENEFSLKGEFYNFDKYTMEPKPTFRVSPSSTSTNHGTLDSAEPPKEGRRGPIIFMGGNSAAARRLGGTDTDWFFFNGNDDDHFRRWIIEVRENARQAGRRIRVGINGFVIAKPTHTEAYVRLNEIVAGADEEKLKEFMKRFEEAGKSSPEGEGMWANASLKDIIQGNEGFRTGLIGSYDQVARRIIALKALGADLILTAFLHFQDEVAEFGDHVLPLVRQYEQEAIDSGEYEAWPTYENYPVDPEKAAKFKPVGDGNTTDHFALAEQIAAEVAAANAAEKKREGENGDDGVANGHDAKRVKV